From a region of the Nitrosarchaeum sp. genome:
- a CDS encoding Snf7 family protein, whose amino-acid sequence MPNFDKTWARQETPGVTDKLRETIKPQGALKPRIQTAVNKLQVQISKMDSMLGKLRERDAQLFQRVVTAMQQHDTSTSRVLSNELAEIRKVTKMLGNARMSLEQVQLRLTTIHDLGDAMVAIGPAMSTMKGLKSSLGRFMPEADSELNSMTQTLNGLMMDSLAGDSFSMETGASSEETERILQEASAVAEQQIGDKFPSVPTSTGLSSQSSTSTY is encoded by the coding sequence ATGCCAAACTTCGATAAAACTTGGGCTCGACAAGAGACACCAGGTGTAACCGATAAACTCCGTGAGACTATAAAACCTCAAGGTGCATTAAAACCACGAATCCAAACGGCAGTAAACAAACTACAAGTCCAGATATCAAAAATGGACTCGATGCTTGGAAAACTCCGTGAAAGAGACGCGCAACTCTTCCAAAGAGTCGTGACTGCAATGCAGCAACATGATACCAGTACAAGCAGAGTTTTGTCAAACGAATTAGCTGAAATTCGTAAGGTTACAAAGATGCTCGGCAATGCAAGAATGTCATTGGAACAAGTCCAATTAAGACTGACAACTATTCATGATCTAGGCGATGCTATGGTAGCAATCGGCCCAGCGATGTCAACAATGAAGGGATTGAAGTCATCACTAGGAAGATTCATGCCTGAAGCAGACTCAGAATTGAATTCCATGACACAGACACTCAATGGTCTAATGATGGACTCCTTGGCAGGAGACTCATTTAGCATGGAGACTGGCGCTTCAAGTGAGGAAACCGAAAGAATCCTTCAAGAAGCATCTGCAGTAGCAGAGCAACAGATTGGAGACAAATTCCCATCTGTACCAACTTCAACTGGACTATCGTCTCAATCTTCAACTTCTACATATTAG
- the cobI gene encoding precorrin-2 C(20)-methyltransferase, with protein MPELIGIGVGPGDPELLTVKAAKAIQNADTIMCPASGEDRPSIALSIVSSLIDKSKNQEIVKLIFPMTKDKDVLEATWKKNAKIMAEKVLTGKNVVYLTIGDPYLYSTWIYMHKDIELNHPEIKISVIPGIVSMFTFAAKVGISIAEGSEKVAIIPSCYDLSTVKEIAKNSETMVFLKDGRYFDKVIDLLKESGFPDNSIFAIGQDLGTENEIIRKLTLGEVNDGTLTTKYFSILVVKRV; from the coding sequence ATGCCTGAATTAATTGGAATAGGAGTAGGTCCTGGAGATCCTGAACTGCTTACGGTAAAGGCAGCTAAAGCAATTCAAAATGCCGACACTATAATGTGTCCTGCATCAGGTGAAGATAGACCAAGCATAGCATTATCTATAGTATCATCATTAATTGATAAATCAAAAAACCAAGAGATAGTAAAATTGATCTTTCCAATGACTAAAGATAAAGATGTGCTTGAAGCAACTTGGAAAAAAAATGCAAAGATCATGGCAGAAAAAGTTTTAACAGGAAAAAATGTTGTTTATCTTACAATTGGAGATCCATATCTATACAGCACTTGGATTTACATGCATAAAGATATTGAATTGAATCATCCAGAAATAAAAATCAGTGTCATTCCTGGAATTGTTTCTATGTTTACATTTGCTGCAAAAGTTGGAATAAGTATTGCAGAGGGTTCAGAAAAAGTTGCAATTATTCCATCATGTTATGATTTAAGTACAGTAAAAGAAATTGCAAAAAATTCTGAAACAATGGTTTTTTTAAAAGATGGAAGATATTTTGACAAAGTGATTGATTTGTTAAAAGAATCTGGTTTTCCAGATAATTCTATTTTTGCAATTGGACAAGATCTAGGAACAGAAAACGAAATTATTAGAAAATTAACATTGGGTGAAGTTAATGATGGAACATTAACTACAAAATATTTTTCGATTTTGGTGGTAAAACGTGTCTAG
- a CDS encoding glutamate racemase, whose amino-acid sequence MVRIVVFDSGLGSLSIITAIQKICKSEIIYFADQKNFPYGKKSKKELELIIKKTLNLLEEKFFPDLIVMASNTPSLMVKTKNKKIIKVYPPLREAMNLSKTKNIALFGTKTVVASKSLSIYIKKFNFPKDSKIYKINSSLLVNLVESNKFITNKSISRKIIKKTLNNILKNKIDVATLSSTHLSFLKPLLELEFPKVTFVDPSDIVAHKVLVNIKNNNSKKNTIKIFTSGNVKQFQNNLIKLGIRNKVNFLST is encoded by the coding sequence ATGGTTAGAATTGTAGTTTTTGATTCTGGATTAGGCTCGTTATCAATAATTACTGCAATACAAAAAATCTGTAAATCAGAGATTATCTACTTTGCAGACCAGAAAAATTTTCCTTATGGGAAAAAATCTAAAAAAGAATTAGAATTGATAATTAAAAAAACTTTGAATCTCTTAGAAGAAAAATTTTTCCCAGATCTAATTGTAATGGCATCAAATACACCAAGTTTAATGGTAAAAACTAAAAATAAAAAAATAATCAAAGTATATCCTCCTCTTAGAGAAGCTATGAATCTTTCTAAGACAAAAAATATTGCACTATTCGGAACAAAAACTGTTGTTGCAAGTAAGAGCTTATCAATTTATATAAAAAAATTTAATTTTCCTAAAGATAGTAAAATTTACAAAATAAATTCTTCATTGCTTGTTAATCTTGTAGAATCAAATAAATTTATCACAAATAAATCAATTAGTAGAAAAATCATCAAAAAAACTCTTAATAACATTTTAAAAAACAAAATAGATGTAGCTACTTTATCAAGCACTCACTTATCTTTTTTAAAACCATTGTTAGAGTTGGAATTTCCAAAAGTAACGTTTGTTGATCCTTCCGATATAGTAGCACATAAAGTACTTGTAAATATTAAAAACAATAACTCCAAGAAAAATACAATTAAGATTTTTACATCTGGAAATGTAAAACAATTCCAAAATAATTTAATTAAACTTGGGATAAGGAATAAAGTTAATTTTTTGTCTACTTGA
- the cbiT gene encoding precorrin-6Y C5,15-methyltransferase (decarboxylating) subunit CbiT, protein MWNYKTPGIPDEFFERTENVPITKEEVRVVQISKARLCPGYTVYDIGCGSGSISIEAAIQIESGKVIAIDYDPSAIELTKRNVEKFGLTNISVILGNAKEKIIELEQADAIFIGGTGGDTEDIVKICQDKLKSGGRIVIGVILIETLYSVLQIIEKLKFNSIDLTQITISKSRKTSTGTMMLARNPVTIISATKV, encoded by the coding sequence ATGTGGAATTATAAAACACCTGGAATTCCAGATGAATTCTTTGAGCGTACAGAAAATGTACCTATTACAAAAGAAGAGGTAAGAGTTGTACAAATTAGTAAGGCAAGACTTTGTCCTGGATATACTGTATATGATATTGGATGTGGGAGTGGCTCTATATCAATTGAAGCAGCTATTCAAATTGAATCAGGAAAAGTAATTGCAATAGATTATGATCCTAGTGCAATTGAATTAACAAAAAGAAATGTTGAAAAGTTTGGATTAACAAATATTTCTGTAATTCTTGGAAATGCAAAAGAAAAGATCATTGAATTAGAACAAGCTGATGCAATATTCATAGGAGGAACTGGTGGAGATACAGAAGATATCGTAAAGATATGTCAAGACAAACTAAAATCTGGTGGAAGAATAGTAATTGGAGTAATATTAATAGAGACATTGTATTCAGTCTTACAAATTATTGAGAAGTTAAAATTTAATTCAATAGATTTGACTCAAATAACTATTTCTAAGAGTAGAAAGACCTCAACAGGTACAATGATGCTTGCTAGAAATCCAGTTACAATAATTTCTGCAACTAAAGTTTAA
- a CDS encoding aconitase X catalytic domain-containing protein: MELTREEESALKGEQGEIMQMAYRILVATGEAVDAEKLVPIEWAHLSGVNYNTIGDAGEEFLSSISKNARVKVKTTLNPMGFDIDNVENYNLDKNFISKQLSIKNSYETMGVTPSFSCIPYEIFDIPKEGTQVAFAESNAAIHANSYDNLKTNKESAFSALASAITGKSPYSSLRKDDTPNITIRMKVKNPNELTYGMLGFFAGKVGDTSVNISGLGEMDKRQCKAMCGGMGTSGTCAKFLFGDGDANCEKVDFDEKEMQNIHDELNTSEKGDLITLGSPQLGLEEISDLVGKLKGRSFTKRCMIFCPRTVKEQARKIGYTNELERAGCEILSDCCTCLTPLITKNDIDAVTTNSIKGAFYLKNSNGVDVNLKSLSQIIEDETN; this comes from the coding sequence GTGGAATTAACTCGAGAGGAAGAGTCTGCTCTAAAAGGTGAACAAGGTGAAATTATGCAAATGGCATATAGAATTTTAGTAGCTACAGGGGAAGCAGTTGATGCAGAAAAACTAGTACCAATAGAGTGGGCACATCTATCAGGAGTCAACTACAATACAATTGGAGATGCAGGTGAGGAATTTCTCTCAAGCATAAGTAAGAATGCAAGGGTTAAAGTAAAAACAACTTTGAACCCTATGGGATTTGATATTGACAATGTTGAAAATTACAATTTAGATAAAAATTTCATTTCAAAACAATTATCAATTAAAAATTCTTATGAAACAATGGGTGTTACTCCTTCCTTTTCGTGTATTCCATATGAAATTTTTGATATTCCAAAAGAAGGAACTCAAGTAGCGTTTGCAGAAAGTAATGCTGCAATTCATGCAAACTCATATGACAATCTTAAGACAAACAAAGAAAGTGCATTTAGTGCACTTGCTAGTGCAATTACAGGAAAAAGTCCATACTCTTCACTACGAAAAGATGATACTCCTAATATTACTATAAGAATGAAAGTAAAAAATCCAAACGAGTTAACATATGGTATGCTTGGATTTTTTGCGGGAAAAGTTGGAGATACTTCTGTAAATATTTCAGGTCTTGGAGAGATGGATAAAAGACAGTGTAAAGCAATGTGTGGAGGAATGGGAACTTCTGGAACTTGCGCCAAGTTTCTTTTTGGAGATGGAGATGCTAATTGTGAAAAAGTGGATTTTGATGAAAAGGAAATGCAAAATATTCATGATGAGTTAAACACATCTGAAAAAGGCGATTTAATTACATTGGGTAGTCCTCAATTAGGTTTAGAAGAAATATCTGATCTTGTTGGTAAGTTAAAAGGTAGATCCTTTACAAAAAGATGCATGATTTTCTGTCCAAGAACTGTCAAGGAGCAAGCAAGAAAGATAGGATATACAAATGAATTAGAACGTGCAGGATGTGAAATTCTTTCGGATTGTTGTACATGTTTAACTCCACTTATTACCAAAAATGATATAGATGCTGTAACTACAAATAGTATCAAAGGAGCGTTTTATCTAAAAAATTCAAATGGTGTAGATGTAAATCTAAAATCACTGTCACAAATAATTGAAGATGAAACGAATTGA
- the nth gene encoding endonuclease III, which produces MNMEKILQGMISTMNSVKPPRMTALRELHEAETGNFSILIGTILSARTKDETTTKAVKMLFSKYKTPKDLANAKVKDIEKIIKSIGFYHVKSKRIIEVSKIIDSKYNGVVPDNLDELIQLPGVGRKTANCVLVYAFDKPAIPVDIHVHRISNRLGLVNTKSPEETELELMKKIPKKYWIKINDTFVMYGQNICKPINPMCSVCKIKKNCRYYKENNI; this is translated from the coding sequence ATGAACATGGAAAAAATTCTTCAGGGAATGATATCTACTATGAATTCTGTAAAACCACCAAGAATGACTGCTTTGCGAGAATTACATGAGGCCGAAACAGGAAATTTTAGTATTTTGATTGGAACAATATTGTCTGCACGAACAAAGGACGAAACTACCACTAAAGCAGTAAAGATGCTATTTTCAAAGTACAAAACTCCAAAGGATCTAGCTAATGCCAAAGTAAAAGATATTGAAAAAATAATTAAATCCATCGGATTTTATCATGTGAAATCCAAAAGAATCATCGAAGTCTCAAAAATTATAGATTCAAAGTATAATGGAGTAGTTCCTGATAACCTTGATGAATTAATCCAACTTCCTGGAGTAGGAAGAAAAACAGCAAACTGCGTATTAGTATATGCATTTGACAAACCTGCAATTCCTGTTGATATTCATGTACATAGAATATCTAATAGATTGGGATTAGTAAATACAAAATCTCCTGAGGAAACAGAACTAGAATTAATGAAAAAAATTCCAAAAAAATACTGGATTAAAATTAATGATACTTTTGTAATGTATGGACAAAATATATGCAAACCTATTAATCCAATGTGTAGCGTTTGTAAAATTAAAAAAAATTGTAGGTACTATAAAGAGAATAATATTTAA
- the cobM gene encoding precorrin-4 C(11)-methyltransferase gives MSRVYFVGCGPGDPELITVKAKKLIQKADIVVYSGSLIPPPILKLCKKGKLHDASGLVREEIFDLLYNNSKNNKLVVRLHDGDPSIYGAIKEQIDNLEQKGIESIVIPGITAFLASAAALGTQLTLPGVTQTIIVTRAESRTKVPKREKISELAKHKATLIFYLSVHLLSNIVKESIAGGYKKSTPVAVIYRASWDDQKIIKGTLEDIVKKVRDEKITRTAIVIISDVIDPKTYEYSKLYDKKFSHGYRKAKVK, from the coding sequence GTGTCTAGGGTATATTTTGTTGGATGCGGTCCAGGAGATCCAGAATTAATAACTGTTAAAGCCAAAAAATTAATTCAAAAAGCAGACATTGTAGTTTATTCTGGTTCACTAATTCCTCCTCCAATTCTTAAATTATGTAAAAAAGGCAAATTACATGATGCATCTGGGTTAGTAAGAGAAGAAATTTTTGATCTACTTTACAATAACTCAAAGAACAACAAGCTAGTTGTCAGATTACATGATGGTGATCCATCAATTTATGGAGCAATCAAGGAACAAATAGATAATTTAGAACAAAAAGGAATTGAGTCAATAGTCATTCCAGGCATTACTGCATTTTTAGCATCAGCTGCTGCACTTGGAACGCAATTAACACTTCCAGGAGTAACTCAAACAATTATTGTTACAAGAGCAGAGTCTAGAACAAAAGTTCCAAAACGAGAAAAAATTTCAGAGCTTGCAAAACACAAAGCAACTTTGATTTTTTATCTTAGTGTTCATTTGCTTTCAAATATTGTAAAAGAATCAATTGCAGGCGGATATAAAAAATCAACGCCTGTTGCTGTAATTTATAGAGCAAGTTGGGATGATCAAAAAATTATCAAAGGAACACTTGAGGATATTGTAAAAAAAGTAAGAGATGAAAAAATAACAAGAACAGCAATTGTAATTATTAGCGATGTAATTGATCCTAAAACCTACGAGTATTCAAAATTATATGATAAAAAGTTTAGTCACGGATATAGAAAGGCTAAAGTCAAGTAG
- a CDS encoding DUF126 domain-containing protein: protein MKILVKGKAEGIVVKSNMPINFLGTVDKNTGIISDKNHELFNKSIKNSILVFPSGVGSSVGAYTIYSIKSNNTAPIAMICQKADLTVASGCALSNIPLVIVSDKEFASFQNGQRISLDTEFDNPISIIQ from the coding sequence TTGAAAATTCTTGTTAAAGGTAAAGCTGAAGGAATCGTAGTAAAATCAAATATGCCAATTAATTTTTTAGGAACAGTAGATAAGAATACAGGAATTATTAGTGATAAAAATCATGAATTATTTAATAAATCAATTAAAAATTCAATTCTAGTGTTTCCATCAGGAGTAGGTAGTAGTGTAGGTGCGTATACAATCTATTCAATTAAATCAAATAATACAGCCCCTATTGCAATGATTTGTCAAAAAGCTGATCTTACAGTTGCAAGTGGGTGTGCATTGTCAAATATTCCACTAGTGATAGTTTCTGATAAAGAGTTTGCATCATTTCAAAATGGCCAAAGAATTTCTTTAGATACAGAATTTGATAATCCAATTTCAATT